Proteins co-encoded in one Actinomadura luteofluorescens genomic window:
- a CDS encoding FecR/PupR family sigma factor regulator, whose product MLQIRSTIARSGIGAVPLAGAVAAIVAAGALTGCGDAGATITRLTVGSPGPDPYTLASGTDKAGVKARPQAGGTKEGDSPGLYGGTRQASTCDREKLAAFLRTHPEKARAWARVQGIPVDDIPRYVSRQTPVLLRTDTLVTNHGYRDGRPTSDPAVLQAGMGVLVNGYGVPTVKCNCGNPLTPPDKKISTRNASYGGRSWPGFEKGNVTRIRPRDSQKGTIVTFVLVNPEATMGFERPRATEGAADGPPTALPPTETEVVASDSPAPSGSGLETPGTESPGPETPGAETPGPETPGGQTPDTETPGPQTPGPALSSPSPGVTTQDPGTDAGGKQTPGDGGHGPVSLPPSKEPASGVS is encoded by the coding sequence ATGCTGCAGATTCGTTCGACGATTGCGCGGTCCGGGATCGGCGCCGTGCCGCTGGCGGGGGCCGTCGCGGCCATCGTGGCGGCGGGAGCGCTGACCGGCTGCGGGGACGCCGGCGCGACCATCACGCGGCTGACGGTGGGATCGCCGGGGCCCGACCCGTACACGCTGGCGTCCGGCACCGACAAGGCCGGCGTGAAGGCGAGGCCGCAGGCGGGCGGCACGAAGGAGGGGGATTCGCCGGGACTCTACGGCGGGACGCGCCAGGCCTCGACCTGCGACAGGGAGAAGCTCGCCGCCTTCCTGCGGACCCATCCCGAGAAGGCGCGGGCGTGGGCGCGGGTGCAGGGGATCCCGGTGGACGACATCCCGCGGTACGTGTCGCGGCAGACGCCGGTCCTGCTGCGCACCGACACGCTGGTCACCAACCACGGGTACCGGGACGGGAGGCCGACGAGCGACCCCGCCGTCCTGCAGGCGGGAATGGGCGTTCTGGTCAATGGTTACGGTGTGCCCACGGTGAAGTGCAATTGCGGCAATCCCCTCACTCCGCCCGATAAAAAGATCTCCACCCGGAACGCGTCGTACGGCGGCCGGTCCTGGCCGGGATTCGAGAAGGGGAATGTCACCCGAATCCGGCCGCGGGATTCCCAGAAGGGGACGATCGTCACTTTCGTCCTCGTCAACCCGGAGGCCACGATGGGGTTCGAGCGGCCCCGCGCCACCGAGGGGGCGGCGGACGGGCCGCCGACCGCGCTGCCGCCGACGGAGACGGAGGTCGTGGCGAGCGACTCGCCCGCGCCGTCCGGCTCCGGTCTGGAGACGCCCGGCACCGAGTCGCCCGGACCGGAGACGCCCGGTGCGGAGACGCCCGGCCCGGAGACGCCCGGCGGTCAGACACCGGACACCGAGACGCCCGGACCGCAGACGCCGGGTCCCGCGCTCTCGTCCCCGTCTCCGGGCGTGACCACGCAGGACCCGGGTACGGACGCCGGTGGGAAGCAGACGCCGGGTGACGGCGGGCACGGGCCGGTCTCCCTGCCGCCGTCGAAGGAGCCCGCGTCCGGGGTCTCCTGA
- a CDS encoding serine/threonine-protein kinase: protein MAGPVPLTAADPTSLGRWELLGRLGAGGQGTVYLGRPTETGRGPSRVAVKLLHAQLVGDADARERFVREMAVLERVAGFCTAQMLAADVAGDRPYIVSEYVPGPSLRALVREEGPRTGAALDRLAISSVTALSAIHRANIVHRDLKPQNVLMGPDGPRVIDFGIARAFDASATMTSQVVGTPAYMAPEQFTGRVGPSADLFAWASTLLFAATGQDPFAGGPLPAVMYRILHETPALGALPAPLAEVAAACLAKEPQARPTSEDVLLWLLGESERHARLEIPAEYLTEDFAGSTSPVPGPAPEAAPQPAADTFAQTSWEQTPTWPGPSTSAPPAPAPPSPAPPSPGPAPAPGPAAGAAAALGTAAGPAPVPGPAPARRLRSPRTLRRGPAVVAGLLLAGLLAALDVAALAILIARPPLSEGHRGGLLPVVASSFAVVAVVTLVGVILAWRGSRPAAGTVMAARVARVAMWAAWGALVEIQPSALAGHAVLTALVVVLLVRGLSRSPV from the coding sequence ATGGCGGGTCCGGTTCCCCTCACCGCGGCCGATCCCACCAGCCTCGGCCGCTGGGAGCTTCTCGGCCGGCTCGGCGCCGGCGGCCAGGGCACGGTGTACCTCGGCCGGCCCACCGAGACGGGCCGGGGGCCGTCCCGCGTCGCCGTCAAGCTGCTGCACGCCCAGCTCGTCGGGGACGCCGACGCGCGGGAGCGGTTCGTGCGCGAGATGGCCGTCCTGGAGCGGGTCGCCGGGTTCTGCACCGCGCAGATGCTCGCCGCCGACGTCGCGGGCGACCGCCCCTACATCGTCAGCGAGTACGTGCCGGGGCCGTCGCTGCGCGCCCTGGTCCGCGAGGAGGGCCCGCGCACCGGCGCGGCGCTCGACCGGCTCGCGATCAGCTCGGTGACGGCGCTGTCGGCGATCCACCGCGCGAACATCGTGCACCGCGACCTCAAGCCGCAGAACGTGCTGATGGGCCCGGACGGGCCGCGCGTGATCGACTTCGGGATCGCCCGCGCGTTCGACGCGAGCGCGACGATGACGAGCCAGGTCGTCGGGACGCCCGCCTACATGGCCCCCGAGCAGTTCACCGGGCGGGTCGGGCCGTCGGCCGACCTGTTCGCCTGGGCGAGCACCCTGCTGTTCGCCGCCACCGGCCAGGACCCCTTCGCGGGCGGCCCGCTGCCCGCGGTGATGTACCGGATCCTGCACGAGACGCCCGCCCTCGGCGCCCTGCCCGCCCCGCTCGCCGAGGTCGCCGCCGCCTGCCTCGCCAAGGAACCGCAGGCCCGCCCCACCTCCGAGGACGTCCTGCTGTGGCTGCTCGGCGAGAGCGAGCGGCACGCCCGGCTGGAGATCCCCGCCGAGTACCTCACGGAGGACTTCGCCGGCTCGACGTCGCCGGTCCCGGGCCCCGCGCCCGAGGCCGCGCCGCAGCCGGCCGCCGACACGTTCGCCCAGACGTCCTGGGAGCAGACGCCGACCTGGCCCGGTCCGTCCACGTCGGCGCCCCCCGCACCCGCACCGCCATCGCCCGCACCGCCATCGCCCGGCCCCGCGCCCGCCCCCGGGCCTGCGGCCGGAGCCGCGGCCGCGCTCGGAACCGCGGCCGGCCCCGCGCCCGTGCCCGGCCCCGCGCCCGCTCGGCGGTTGCGGTCGCCCCGGACCCTGCGGCGCGGCCCGGCGGTCGTGGCGGGGCTGCTCCTCGCCGGGCTGCTCGCCGCCCTCGACGTCGCCGCCCTCGCGATCCTGATCGCCCGGCCGCCGCTCAGCGAGGGCCACCGGGGCGGCCTGCTGCCCGTGGTCGCCTCGTCCTTCGCCGTCGTCGCCGTCGTCACCCTGGTCGGGGTTATCCTGGCGTGGCGCGGCAGCCGGCCCGCCGCGGGGACGGTGATGGCCGCCCGCGTCGCCCGCGTCGCGATGTGGGCGGCCTGGGGCGCGCTCGTGGAGATCCAGCCGTCCGCCCTCGCCGGCCACGCCGTGCTGACCGCCCTGGTGGTGGTCCTCCTGGTCCGCGGCCTGTCCCGGTCACCCGTCTGA
- a CDS encoding VWA domain-containing protein produces MTNESPTGEGADDRLRRWRLVLGGDQADGTGVALDGDDVRMDGALERLYGAGGGEGRPRPGRRSAGLGDSAPSVARWLGDIRAYFPSSVVRVMQKDAIDRLDLTRLLLEPEMLDAVEPDVHLVGTLLSLNRVLPDKARESARAVVRTVVRDLERRLAQRTRSTVGGALDRSARVLRPRRLADVDWDRTIRANLRHYLPDQGTLVPERLIGYGRRRQAVKRDVVLAIDQSGSMAASVVYASVFGAVLASMRSLRTSLVVFDTSVVDLTDQLHDPVEVLFGTQLGGGTDINRAVAYCQGLVARPAETTLVLISDLYEGGIRDEMLQRVAALTAAGVQVVVLLALSDEGAPAYDHDNAAALAAMGVPAFACTPDAFPGLMAAAIERRDLKEWSERAAGDR; encoded by the coding sequence ATGACGAACGAGAGCCCGACCGGCGAGGGCGCGGACGACCGGCTGCGGCGCTGGCGCCTGGTACTGGGCGGTGACCAGGCCGACGGGACGGGCGTGGCGCTGGACGGCGACGACGTCCGCATGGACGGCGCCCTGGAGCGGCTCTACGGGGCCGGCGGCGGCGAGGGGCGGCCCCGGCCGGGGCGGCGCAGCGCCGGGCTCGGCGACTCGGCGCCCTCCGTGGCCCGCTGGCTCGGCGACATCCGCGCCTACTTCCCGTCGAGCGTCGTGCGGGTGATGCAGAAGGACGCGATCGACCGCCTCGACCTCACCCGGCTGCTGCTGGAGCCGGAGATGCTCGACGCGGTCGAGCCCGACGTCCACCTCGTCGGGACGCTCCTGTCACTGAACCGGGTGCTGCCCGACAAGGCCAGGGAGTCGGCGCGCGCGGTGGTCCGCACCGTCGTGCGCGACCTGGAGCGGCGGCTCGCGCAGCGGACGCGCTCGACCGTCGGCGGGGCCCTGGACCGGTCGGCGCGGGTGCTGCGCCCGCGGCGGCTCGCCGACGTCGACTGGGACCGCACGATCCGCGCGAACCTGCGCCACTACCTGCCCGACCAGGGCACCCTCGTGCCGGAGCGGCTGATCGGGTACGGCAGGCGGCGGCAGGCCGTCAAGCGGGACGTGGTGCTCGCGATCGACCAGAGCGGCTCGATGGCGGCGTCGGTGGTGTACGCGAGCGTCTTCGGGGCGGTGCTGGCGTCGATGCGGTCGCTGCGCACGTCGCTGGTGGTGTTCGACACCAGCGTCGTGGACCTCACCGACCAGCTCCACGACCCGGTGGAGGTGCTGTTCGGCACGCAGCTCGGCGGCGGCACCGACATCAACCGCGCCGTCGCGTACTGCCAGGGCCTGGTCGCGCGCCCGGCCGAGACGACCCTCGTGCTGATCAGCGACCTGTACGAGGGCGGGATCCGCGACGAGATGCTGCAGCGGGTCGCGGCGCTCACGGCGGCGGGCGTGCAGGTCGTCGTGCTGCTCGCCCTGTCGGACGAGGGGGCGCCCGCCTACGACCACGACAACGCGGCCGCCCTGGCCGCGATGGGCGTCCCGGCCTTCGCGTGCACCCCCGACGCCTTCCCCGGCCTGATGGCCGCGGCCATCGAGCGCCGCGACCTCAAGGAGTGGTCCGAGCGCGCCGCGGGAGACCGGTGA
- a CDS encoding DUF5682 family protein encodes MSQVEVFGIRHHGPGSARALRGALEDFKPDAVLVEGPPEADAIVELAGDPAMVPPVALLAYSAAPADGDRRAAFWPFAEFSPEWQAVRYALSAGVPVRFCDLPAANQLAPAEEEPPEEGIRLDPLGWLAKAAGYDDAERWWDDVVEHRHGGPSPFPAIAEAMAELRGELEPAPREERREAHMRRTVRRALKEGHERVAVVCGAWHVPALRAKVPASRDDQTLRGLPKTKVAMTWVPWTHGRLAGRSGYGAGVRSPGWYHHLFAARDRPIERWLTAAARVLREEDLHVSSAHVIEAVRLAEALAALRGRPLAGLDEVTEATRAVLCEGADLPVRLIQDRMVVGERLGAVPERTPMVPLQRDLQAEQRRLRLRPSALEKEQDLDLRKPTDLERSRLLHRLRMLDVHWGVPSESRSKGTFRETWTLLWRPEFDVELIEASAWGTTVRGASTARAREAAESATALADLTAVAERCLLADLGEALPAVMRALADRAAVDADVAHLMAAMPALVRALRYGDVRGTSTGPLAAVVDGLVVRVCVGLPPAITGLDDDAAREFLGHVDAVHGALALLDDEGHIERWRRTLEGLLGRPGSLHGLIEGRLTRLLLDAGRLHDVPDRMARAVSVGEAPDRAAAWVEGFLAGGGLLLMHDEALLRLVDGWIAGLPADSFTDVLPLLRRTFGAYPAAERRAIGERLRRRDRAPAGRARPLEDDVDEARAAPATATALRILGWERPA; translated from the coding sequence TTGAGCCAGGTCGAAGTCTTCGGCATCCGGCACCACGGGCCGGGGTCGGCCCGCGCGCTGCGGGGTGCGCTGGAGGACTTCAAGCCGGACGCGGTGCTGGTCGAGGGGCCGCCCGAGGCCGACGCGATCGTGGAGCTGGCCGGCGATCCGGCGATGGTGCCGCCGGTCGCGCTGCTCGCCTACTCCGCCGCGCCCGCCGACGGCGACCGCAGGGCCGCGTTCTGGCCGTTCGCCGAGTTCAGTCCGGAATGGCAGGCGGTCAGGTACGCGCTGTCGGCGGGCGTGCCCGTCCGGTTCTGCGACCTTCCCGCCGCGAACCAGCTCGCGCCCGCCGAGGAGGAGCCGCCCGAGGAGGGGATCAGGCTCGACCCGCTCGGCTGGCTGGCGAAGGCCGCCGGGTACGACGACGCCGAGCGGTGGTGGGACGACGTGGTCGAGCACCGCCACGGCGGCCCGTCCCCGTTCCCCGCCATCGCCGAGGCCATGGCGGAGCTGCGCGGCGAGCTCGAACCGGCCCCGAGGGAGGAGCGGCGCGAGGCCCACATGCGCCGGACGGTCCGCCGCGCGCTCAAGGAGGGCCACGAGCGGGTCGCCGTGGTCTGCGGGGCGTGGCACGTCCCGGCGCTGCGCGCCAAGGTCCCGGCGAGCCGCGACGACCAGACGCTGCGCGGCCTGCCGAAGACCAAGGTCGCGATGACGTGGGTGCCGTGGACGCACGGGCGGCTCGCCGGGCGGTCCGGGTACGGCGCCGGCGTGCGCTCCCCCGGCTGGTACCACCACCTGTTCGCGGCCCGCGACCGCCCGATCGAGCGGTGGCTGACCGCCGCCGCCCGCGTCCTGCGCGAGGAGGACCTGCACGTCTCCTCCGCGCATGTGATCGAGGCCGTCCGGCTCGCCGAAGCCCTGGCCGCGCTGCGCGGGCGCCCCCTCGCCGGGCTGGACGAGGTCACCGAGGCGACGCGGGCCGTGCTGTGCGAGGGCGCCGACCTGCCCGTCCGGCTCATCCAGGACCGGATGGTCGTCGGCGAGCGGCTCGGCGCCGTCCCGGAGCGGACCCCGATGGTGCCGCTGCAGCGCGACCTGCAGGCCGAGCAGCGGCGGCTCAGGCTCAGGCCGTCCGCGCTCGAGAAGGAGCAGGACCTCGACCTGCGCAAGCCCACCGACCTGGAGCGCAGCCGCCTGCTGCACCGGCTCCGCATGCTGGACGTGCACTGGGGCGTCCCATCGGAGAGCCGCTCCAAGGGCACGTTCCGCGAGACGTGGACGCTGCTCTGGCGGCCCGAGTTCGACGTGGAGCTGATCGAGGCGAGCGCGTGGGGCACCACCGTGCGCGGCGCGAGCACCGCCCGCGCGCGGGAGGCGGCCGAGAGCGCCACGGCCCTCGCCGACCTCACCGCCGTGGCCGAGCGCTGCCTGCTCGCCGACCTCGGCGAGGCGCTCCCCGCGGTCATGCGCGCGCTCGCCGACCGCGCCGCGGTCGACGCCGACGTCGCGCACCTGATGGCGGCCATGCCTGCGCTGGTCCGCGCGCTGCGCTACGGCGACGTCCGCGGCACCTCCACCGGCCCGCTCGCCGCGGTGGTCGACGGCCTCGTCGTCCGCGTCTGCGTCGGGCTCCCGCCCGCGATCACCGGGCTGGACGACGACGCCGCCCGCGAGTTCCTCGGGCACGTCGACGCCGTCCACGGCGCCCTGGCCCTGCTCGACGACGAGGGCCACATCGAGCGCTGGCGCCGCACCCTGGAGGGCCTGCTCGGCCGCCCCGGCTCCCTGCACGGCCTCATCGAGGGCCGCCTCACCCGCCTTCTGCTCGACGCCGGGCGGCTGCACGACGTCCCCGACCGGATGGCGCGCGCCGTGTCCGTCGGGGAGGCGCCCGACCGCGCCGCCGCCTGGGTCGAGGGCTTCCTCGCGGGCGGCGGCCTGCTGCTCATGCACGACGAGGCGCTCCTGCGGCTCGTCGACGGGTGGATCGCCGGACTGCCCGCCGACTCGTTCACCGACGTCCTGCCCCTGCTGCGCCGGACGTTCGGCGCCTACCCCGCCGCCGAGCGCCGCGCCATCGGCGAGCGGCTCCGCCGCCGCGACCGCGCCCCCGCCGGGCGGGCCCGGCCCCTGGAGGACGACGTCGACGAGGCCCGGGCGGCGCCGGCCACCGCCACGGCCCTGCGGATCCTCGGATGGGAGAGGCCTGCATGA
- a CDS encoding ATP-binding protein gives MTEQARPGGLDNGSPAPTAGAVLRPHAEQEHAGELARLAEHDDRPRPPGWRLSPWAVTTYLLGGELPDGTAISPKYVGPRRLMEVAVATLATDRALLLLGVPGTAKTWVSEHLAAAISGDSTLLVQGTAGTAEEAIRYGWNYARLLAEGPSERALVESPLMRAMRRGAVARIEELTRMPSDVQDALITVLSEKTLPVPELNTEVQARKGFTVIATANDRDRGVNELSSALRRRFNTVVLPLPESAEDEVAIVARRVDQIGAGLELPESPAGLEEIRRVVTVFRELRSGATADGRTKLKSPSGTLSTAEAISVITSGLALAAHFGDGVLRAADVAGGIVGAVVQDPVSDRVVWQEYLEAVVRDRTEWRDFYRACREVS, from the coding sequence GTGACCGAACAGGCACGCCCGGGGGGCCTCGACAACGGCTCCCCCGCGCCGACCGCGGGCGCCGTGCTGCGGCCGCACGCCGAGCAGGAGCACGCCGGCGAGCTGGCGCGGCTGGCCGAGCACGACGACCGGCCCCGCCCGCCCGGCTGGCGCCTGTCGCCCTGGGCGGTCACCACGTACCTGCTCGGCGGGGAACTGCCGGACGGCACGGCGATCAGCCCGAAGTACGTGGGGCCGCGCCGGCTGATGGAGGTCGCGGTGGCGACGCTCGCGACCGACCGGGCGCTGCTGCTCCTCGGCGTCCCCGGCACGGCGAAGACCTGGGTGTCGGAGCACCTCGCCGCCGCGATCAGCGGCGACTCCACGCTGCTCGTGCAGGGCACGGCGGGCACGGCGGAGGAGGCGATCCGCTACGGCTGGAACTACGCGCGGCTGCTCGCCGAGGGCCCCTCGGAGCGGGCGCTGGTGGAGAGCCCGCTGATGCGCGCGATGCGGCGCGGCGCCGTCGCCCGCATCGAGGAGCTGACCCGGATGCCCTCCGACGTCCAGGACGCCCTCATCACCGTCCTGTCGGAGAAGACGCTGCCCGTGCCCGAGCTGAACACCGAGGTGCAGGCGCGCAAGGGCTTCACGGTCATCGCGACCGCCAACGACCGCGACCGGGGCGTGAACGAGCTGTCCAGCGCGCTGCGCCGCCGGTTCAACACGGTCGTGCTGCCGCTGCCGGAGTCCGCCGAGGACGAGGTCGCGATCGTCGCGCGCCGCGTCGACCAGATCGGCGCCGGGCTGGAGCTGCCCGAGAGCCCGGCCGGCCTGGAGGAGATCCGGCGCGTCGTCACGGTGTTCCGGGAGCTGCGGTCCGGGGCCACCGCCGACGGGCGCACCAAGCTGAAGTCGCCCAGCGGGACCCTCAGCACCGCCGAGGCCATCTCGGTGATCACCAGCGGGCTGGCCCTGGCCGCGCACTTCGGCGACGGGGTGCTGCGCGCCGCCGACGTGGCGGGCGGGATCGTCGGCGCCGTCGTCCAGGACCCGGTGTCGGACCGCGTCGTGTGGCAGGAGTACCTGGAGGCGGTCGTCCGCGACCGCACCGAGTGGCGGGACTTCTACCGCGCCTGCCGGGAGGTCTCTTGA